Proteins from a single region of Leuconostoc gasicomitatum LMG 18811:
- a CDS encoding PTS transporter subunit EIIC has product MVDKKQQYDAFSDDVLKSIGGKENVIEAFHCATRLRINLKDTEKVDKESLGDLDLVKGININRNQLQLIIGPGLVDEVTDEFISYTGITDLQAQTNNIAPNSAKKENVSWISHFIDDLTGVFTEILPGILAAGILIGLNNLMTQKIVGNQSIVSAIPGLKGISTIVSYGSSGIFALLPLLVVYSATKRYGGRPVMGLAMGAVMMSASLPSLSDVSTGASKAVIADIFGWQLSLYSFGGQIIVALIMGWIIAKIDNYFQKHLPGVIQFVLAPMLTILVSSFILFMVVGPIGMSLSSLVTNSLVWMSTTFGIVGYMIFGGIQQLIVITGLHNMFGAVEAQLIATKGTDFLNPLFSVALMGQGGGVLAYMFLNRHDAKAKEIGLSSFFSILFGISEPALFGINIKYRYPLIGGCFGGAIGAAYVYLTKLTAISFGTTGLPGIAIASPNNNGYVNYLIANLIGMVSGLIITLLVAKFVRKHHTTNAVKQ; this is encoded by the coding sequence ATGGTAGATAAAAAGCAACAATATGACGCCTTTTCTGATGACGTTTTAAAATCTATTGGTGGTAAAGAGAATGTCATCGAGGCATTTCACTGTGCAACACGCTTGCGAATTAACTTGAAAGATACGGAGAAAGTTGATAAAGAAAGTTTAGGGGATCTGGATTTAGTTAAAGGAATCAATATTAATAGAAACCAACTACAGCTAATTATTGGACCTGGTTTAGTTGATGAGGTGACTGATGAGTTTATTTCATATACTGGGATTACAGATTTACAAGCACAAACAAACAACATAGCTCCAAATTCAGCAAAAAAAGAAAACGTTAGTTGGATATCACATTTTATTGATGATTTAACAGGTGTATTTACTGAGATACTACCAGGAATCTTAGCAGCTGGTATATTAATTGGATTAAACAATCTTATGACACAAAAGATTGTAGGAAATCAATCAATTGTTAGCGCAATCCCTGGATTAAAAGGAATCAGTACAATAGTTAGCTATGGATCTAGTGGTATTTTTGCGCTATTGCCATTATTAGTTGTTTATTCTGCTACGAAACGCTACGGTGGGCGCCCAGTTATGGGTCTTGCTATGGGAGCTGTTATGATGTCTGCTAGCCTTCCGTCTCTAAGTGATGTCAGCACTGGTGCTTCAAAAGCTGTTATTGCTGACATATTTGGATGGCAACTATCATTGTATAGTTTTGGTGGTCAAATTATTGTTGCATTAATAATGGGTTGGATTATTGCTAAAATAGATAATTATTTTCAAAAACATTTACCAGGAGTTATTCAATTTGTCTTGGCTCCTATGTTGACGATCTTAGTTTCAAGTTTTATCTTATTTATGGTCGTTGGTCCAATTGGCATGAGCCTGTCTTCATTGGTAACGAATTCACTTGTTTGGATGTCAACAACATTTGGCATTGTGGGTTACATGATTTTTGGTGGCATTCAGCAACTTATTGTTATAACTGGATTGCATAACATGTTTGGTGCAGTTGAAGCGCAATTAATTGCAACAAAAGGAACTGATTTTTTAAATCCGTTGTTTAGTGTGGCATTGATGGGTCAAGGTGGTGGCGTACTAGCCTATATGTTCTTAAATAGGCATGATGCAAAGGCCAAAGAAATAGGTCTGTCATCTTTTTTCTCAATTCTGTTTGGCATTTCTGAACCAGCATTGTTTGGTATTAATATTAAATATCGTTATCCCTTAATTGGTGGTTGTTTTGGTGGGGCTATCGGAGCCGCTTATGTGTACTTGACTAAATTAACTGCTATTAGCTTTGGGACAACGGGATTACCCGGCATTGCTATTGCCTCGCCCAATAATAATGGTTATGTTAATTATCTTATTGCTAATTTAATCGGTATGGTATCAGGACTGATAATCACGTTGTTAGTCGCAAAATTTGTTAGGAAACACCATACTACTAATGCTGTTAAACAATAA
- a CDS encoding AraC family transcriptional regulator, which translates to MTKLYVFNNSLSNPYLYLSSGGVDPATPGHHYGPGARSGYMLHLVLSGKGTFISNGQKYHLQAGSMFYCQPGILVNMIADYNDPWTTMWVRFTGDYVKSLMDTVSLTDENPVFTVTQAPIVKDEIENILKLSHLDHTQDLDYASQLISLINALRTTFNATKSTNSNPQKILILKATQYIQNNYDTPITITDVVNYLGIDRTYLFRIFKIYLQVSPKTYLTTTRLRAAKEMLIKSDTSIKFVALSCGYTSYVHFSKAFRKYIGMAPSQFKNTHNTPSKNNLFIRK; encoded by the coding sequence TTGACAAAATTATATGTGTTCAACAACTCTCTCAGCAATCCATACCTATACCTGTCCTCTGGTGGTGTAGATCCTGCCACACCTGGTCATCATTATGGGCCTGGTGCACGTTCAGGTTATATGCTTCATTTAGTATTATCTGGAAAAGGTACTTTTATCAGCAACGGCCAAAAATATCATCTGCAAGCTGGTAGTATGTTTTACTGTCAACCAGGCATTCTTGTTAATATGATTGCTGATTATAATGACCCTTGGACAACTATGTGGGTTCGCTTTACGGGTGACTATGTTAAATCACTAATGGATACTGTTTCACTAACAGATGAAAATCCAGTATTTACAGTAACCCAAGCTCCAATTGTTAAAGATGAAATTGAAAATATTTTAAAGCTGTCTCATCTAGATCATACGCAAGATTTAGATTATGCCTCACAATTAATCAGCTTAATAAACGCATTACGTACAACATTTAATGCAACTAAGTCTACTAATTCAAATCCTCAAAAAATATTAATATTAAAAGCAACACAATACATTCAAAATAATTACGATACACCAATCACAATCACTGATGTCGTTAATTATCTAGGTATTGATCGTACCTACTTATTTCGAATCTTTAAGATTTATCTACAAGTCAGTCCCAAAACATATTTAACAACTACGCGATTACGTGCTGCTAAAGAAATGTTGATCAAGTCAGATACATCAATTAAATTCGTCGCGTTATCCTGTGGTTATACGAGTTATGTTCACTTTTCAAAAGCTTTTCGAAAATACATTGGCATGGCCCCTTCACAATTTAAAAATACGCATAATACACCATCTAAAAACAACTTGTTCATAAGAAAATAA
- a CDS encoding MetQ/NlpA family ABC transporter substrate-binding protein, whose product MLRKKIIIAVIIVIAVASTAIFVYQRPTDTNAKSEITVGAIGSDAQTWQYIAKLSETKEKNIKIVVKNFTDGVSLNTATAEGQIDVNAFQSYAYYNAYNKSNKNNQLAALGTTYLEPMGIYSNKYKDIRDIPNGATIAIANNAANTSRGLRLLEKSGLITLQSDFGSLSGVNAIKNNPHHLKFKEIDDTTGPHVFKDPDIAAALIGNTIALEGKLNVLKDTIFYERINQSTKDNINILATTAKEKNNKKFKQLVQLYHSQAAQKYISRKFDNTKTEVNKPISYLSN is encoded by the coding sequence TTGCTTAGGAAAAAAATAATCATTGCAGTGATAATTGTTATAGCGGTGGCCAGTACTGCCATATTTGTGTACCAACGTCCAACAGATACGAACGCAAAATCTGAAATAACGGTTGGTGCTATTGGATCTGACGCGCAAACTTGGCAATACATTGCTAAACTATCAGAAACAAAGGAAAAAAATATTAAAATTGTCGTTAAAAACTTTACTGATGGTGTATCTTTAAACACCGCCACAGCTGAAGGTCAGATAGACGTCAATGCTTTCCAATCGTATGCTTATTATAATGCTTATAATAAAAGTAACAAAAATAATCAATTGGCAGCATTAGGGACGACATACCTGGAACCAATGGGTATCTATTCGAATAAATATAAAGACATAAGAGATATACCAAATGGTGCGACAATTGCAATTGCTAATAATGCGGCCAACACGTCACGGGGCTTACGTTTATTAGAAAAATCTGGCTTGATTACGTTGCAGTCTGATTTTGGTAGTTTATCTGGCGTAAATGCGATTAAAAATAATCCACATCATCTCAAATTTAAGGAAATAGATGATACTACTGGACCACATGTGTTTAAGGATCCCGATATTGCTGCTGCTTTAATTGGCAACACGATTGCTTTGGAAGGTAAGCTCAATGTTTTAAAGGATACTATTTTTTACGAAAGAATTAATCAGTCAACAAAAGATAATATCAACATTTTAGCAACTACGGCAAAGGAAAAAAATAATAAAAAATTTAAGCAACTAGTTCAACTGTATCATAGTCAAGCTGCTCAAAAATATATTAGTCGCAAGTTTGATAACACAAAAACTGAAGTCAACAAACCAATCAGTTATTTATCCAATTAA
- a CDS encoding cyclase family protein, whose product MKIIDLSVSLKAGIPSDPKEAKPEIEYSDHTAGAKQMASVFKGLNTKNLKNEEGWASENLKLTSHSGTHMDAPYHFNSTQDNGSPMPTIDEIPLENFIGKGVKFDFRHFENGHVITASEVAQELNRINHILKPDDIVVVNTAAGARYGADDYLSSGVGMGREATLYLTERGVKVVGTDAWSWDAPFNFTAEKFAKTKDPSIIWEGHYSGTTIPYYQMEKMGNLDLLPDDGFTIICQPINIYKASAGWVRPMAILK is encoded by the coding sequence ATGAAAATTATTGATTTATCTGTGAGTCTTAAAGCAGGTATTCCGTCTGATCCCAAGGAAGCCAAACCAGAAATTGAATATAGTGACCACACAGCAGGTGCCAAACAAATGGCAAGTGTATTTAAAGGCCTTAACACAAAAAATTTGAAAAATGAAGAGGGCTGGGCTTCAGAAAATCTCAAACTGACTAGCCATTCCGGAACTCATATGGATGCGCCTTATCACTTTAATTCAACACAGGACAATGGCTCGCCCATGCCAACAATTGATGAGATCCCATTAGAAAACTTTATAGGTAAAGGGGTAAAATTTGACTTTCGTCATTTTGAAAATGGACATGTGATTACGGCTAGTGAAGTAGCGCAGGAGCTTAATCGCATTAATCATATTTTAAAACCTGACGATATTGTTGTTGTCAATACTGCTGCAGGTGCCCGTTATGGAGCAGATGACTACTTATCTTCAGGCGTTGGTATGGGACGTGAGGCCACATTATACTTAACTGAACGTGGTGTCAAAGTAGTTGGTACTGATGCTTGGAGTTGGGATGCCCCTTTTAATTTCACAGCAGAAAAATTTGCTAAAACAAAAGACCCCTCTATTATTTGGGAAGGTCATTATTCAGGCACAACAATCCCGTATTATCAAATGGAAAAAATGGGCAACCTAGATCTATTACCCGATGACGGTTTCACAATTATTTGCCAACCAATTAATATTTATAAGGCCTCTGCTGGTTGGGTCAGACCAATGGCTATTTTAAAATGA
- a CDS encoding sucrose-6-phosphate hydrolase — protein MPKTTQNKKIQFQNMVTNLIDVDPSIVNQEEMLTSESPYREKYHIEPHSGILNDPNGFTYFNNEYHLFYQWTPLAFTKNPHIWHHGWYHMASRDLIHWRDLGPAIESDTNLDSHGTYSGSGLVVDNDLFLIYTGNTWNAKWQRVPYQVGAKMTSIGEITKLGKPFISGHPMGYTSHFRDPKIWQSNGDYYAIFGIQRENLTGAAIIYQSKDLQNWQLKGEIKTKYNHFGYMWECPDYFEIDNKGVLLISPQGLQAENDKYQNIYQTGYFVGTKLNLDTLAFDHDDFQELDSGFDFYASQTTLAPDGRRILSAWLGISELHYPTEAYHYAGALVFPRELTLHNGKLIQNPVREISELRHEEQNINLDITSAHMISHGVAQEIKLDVDMKNTGRVNIYLCANNTNKQYTCLTLDRIEQQIILDRTHSGMTLNVENGNIRKRHLGIEKSVQLDILIDRSSVEIFVNNGELVFTARIFPDEGQDNVFIEAVSGITKIVGKKWSL, from the coding sequence TTGCCTAAAACAACGCAAAATAAAAAAATACAGTTTCAAAATATGGTAACTAATTTGATTGATGTCGATCCTAGTATCGTAAACCAAGAGGAAATGTTAACTTCTGAAAGTCCATATCGAGAAAAATATCATATTGAACCCCACTCAGGTATATTGAATGATCCTAATGGTTTTACCTATTTTAATAATGAATATCATTTGTTTTATCAATGGACACCACTGGCATTTACTAAAAATCCTCACATATGGCACCATGGTTGGTATCATATGGCATCAAGAGATTTAATCCATTGGCGAGACTTAGGACCTGCGATAGAAAGCGACACAAATTTAGATAGTCATGGTACTTACTCAGGAAGTGGGTTGGTAGTTGATAATGATTTGTTTTTGATATACACCGGGAACACTTGGAACGCAAAATGGCAGCGCGTGCCATATCAAGTTGGTGCAAAAATGACATCAATAGGTGAAATCACAAAATTAGGGAAACCATTCATTAGTGGACATCCGATGGGCTATACATCACATTTTCGCGATCCAAAAATTTGGCAATCAAATGGTGACTACTATGCTATATTTGGTATTCAGAGAGAAAACTTAACCGGTGCGGCAATTATATATCAATCCAAAGATTTACAAAACTGGCAGTTAAAAGGTGAAATCAAAACAAAGTATAATCATTTTGGTTATATGTGGGAATGCCCAGATTATTTTGAAATTGATAATAAAGGGGTGTTACTCATTTCACCACAAGGATTGCAAGCAGAAAATGATAAGTATCAAAATATTTATCAGACAGGATATTTTGTTGGTACGAAGTTAAATTTGGATACACTGGCATTTGATCATGATGATTTTCAAGAACTAGATTCAGGATTTGATTTTTATGCCTCTCAGACAACTCTGGCACCAGATGGTCGTCGTATTTTATCAGCTTGGCTTGGTATATCAGAATTACATTATCCTACAGAAGCTTATCATTATGCTGGTGCGTTAGTTTTTCCGAGAGAGTTAACACTTCATAATGGAAAACTTATTCAAAATCCAGTGCGTGAAATCAGTGAACTACGTCACGAGGAGCAAAATATTAATCTGGATATTACTTCTGCTCATATGATCAGTCATGGTGTTGCACAGGAAATAAAACTTGATGTTGATATGAAAAATACTGGACGTGTAAATATCTATTTATGTGCCAACAATACTAATAAACAATATACATGTTTGACTTTGGATCGTATTGAGCAACAAATAATACTTGACCGAACGCATTCAGGCATGACGCTCAATGTTGAAAATGGAAATATACGAAAAAGGCATCTAGGGATAGAAAAATCAGTACAATTAGATATTTTAATTGATCGCTCGTCAGTTGAGATATTTGTTAATAATGGCGAACTAGTGTTTACAGCCAGAATATTTCCTGATGAAGGGCAAGATAATGTTTTTATTGAGGCGGTGAGTGGTATTACTAAAATTGTTGGCAAAAAATGGTCCCTTTAA
- a CDS encoding CPBP family intramembrane glutamic endopeptidase, with protein MKSKKKLLFLILSLWIGSDLLTIGFENLLAHFTHLPDNSIIILNSLSITSILYLVNRKYKVVKIFIIPAHDTWLDKLVYVIPIMLYAVRALLPLLYDPAIWKMIVHHLPHSLMLVLAMITAVFFEEYLSRGLIFGALLVYFKHHKWRVQLSILLSSLTFSLSHAMNLFNQNAMQALNQMIYTFAFGCLVSMLYIRSGSLLIPFLAHCLLNLPSFLYSSSPLATAPVTLKTILMQIFMLSIFLVYTFIFINNDEKRHYQF; from the coding sequence ATGAAATCTAAAAAAAAATTACTATTCCTAATTTTGTCACTCTGGATTGGCAGTGATTTACTCACTATTGGCTTTGAAAATCTGTTAGCCCATTTCACACATCTACCTGATAATTCAATAATTATACTGAACTCCCTATCCATTACTAGCATATTATACTTAGTTAATCGCAAATACAAAGTAGTCAAAATATTTATTATTCCTGCACATGATACTTGGCTAGATAAATTAGTTTATGTTATTCCTATCATGTTATATGCTGTACGCGCGTTGCTCCCTCTTCTTTATGATCCTGCCATTTGGAAAATGATTGTTCACCACTTGCCTCATTCTCTTATGCTTGTATTGGCTATGATTACAGCTGTTTTTTTTGAGGAATATCTCTCCCGTGGCCTAATTTTTGGAGCGCTACTTGTCTACTTTAAGCATCATAAATGGCGTGTACAGCTTAGTATATTATTATCCTCCTTGACATTTTCATTATCACACGCGATGAATTTGTTTAATCAAAACGCTATGCAAGCACTTAACCAGATGATTTATACTTTTGCTTTTGGATGTCTAGTAAGTATGCTGTATATCCGGTCAGGTAGCCTATTAATACCATTTTTAGCGCATTGCTTACTCAATTTGCCGTCATTTTTATATAGCTCGTCACCTCTTGCAACAGCGCCTGTCACACTCAAAACCATACTCATGCAAATCTTTATGTTAAGCATTTTCCTAGTCTATACCTTTATTTTTATCAATAATGACGAAAAAAGGCATTATCAATTTTAG
- a CDS encoding PTS sugar transporter subunit IIA, producing the protein MFSLFKKQEIVMDNDLYSPIQGEFLNLEEVSDPVFSEKTMGDGFAIQPDGDELLVSPVAGKVMMVAATKHAIGIHMANGLDVLLHLGLDTVNMDGSPFNINIKVGDIVSARQHLGTMDLEKIISAGYDTTIMVVITNMNMLKTLSTNDGRYQAGDKVGVVTVK; encoded by the coding sequence ATGTTTAGTCTTTTTAAAAAACAAGAAATTGTCATGGATAATGACTTATACAGTCCGATACAAGGGGAGTTTTTAAACCTTGAAGAAGTAAGTGATCCAGTTTTTTCAGAGAAAACTATGGGTGATGGTTTTGCAATTCAACCAGATGGGGATGAACTACTTGTCAGTCCAGTCGCTGGAAAAGTGATGATGGTAGCTGCAACAAAACATGCGATTGGTATTCATATGGCTAATGGGTTGGATGTATTGTTACATTTAGGTTTAGATACTGTTAATATGGATGGCAGTCCATTTAACATAAATATTAAAGTTGGCGATATTGTCAGTGCAAGGCAGCATCTTGGAACAATGGACTTAGAGAAAATTATTAGTGCTGGATATGACACAACGATAATGGTTGTTATTACTAATATGAACATGTTAAAAACGTTATCTACCAATGACGGTAGATATCAAGCGGGTGACAAAGTTGGGGTAGTTACAGTAAAATAA
- the rpiA gene encoding ribose-5-phosphate isomerase RpiA: MITQDEKKKRAAEVAVNYIKDGMVVGLGTGSTVMYLLEAIARQGLKISGVTTSKKTSKICASLGIKVNDIDNVDHIDVTIDGADEVDVYMNGIKGGGAALLMEKIVAKNSKRNIWIVDDTKVHDILGTFPLPVEVVPYGSGRLLKKFNDKGLKPILRMDKNKLPIVTDGGHYIIDLHLNAIDNPQNLAEYLERQVGVVEHGLFLDVADVIIIGGDKNIIKERKNRMTE; the protein is encoded by the coding sequence ATGATTACACAAGACGAGAAGAAGAAGAGAGCTGCTGAAGTAGCGGTTAATTATATAAAGGATGGCATGGTAGTTGGTTTAGGAACAGGTTCAACGGTTATGTATTTACTAGAAGCTATTGCTCGTCAGGGATTAAAAATTTCTGGGGTGACAACTTCAAAAAAAACCTCTAAGATATGTGCCAGTTTGGGTATCAAAGTCAATGACATTGACAATGTAGATCACATCGATGTCACTATTGATGGCGCCGATGAAGTTGATGTTTATATGAATGGTATTAAAGGTGGTGGCGCAGCATTATTAATGGAAAAAATTGTAGCTAAAAACTCTAAACGTAATATCTGGATTGTCGATGATACTAAGGTGCATGATATTTTAGGGACATTTCCTCTACCCGTTGAAGTTGTTCCTTATGGAAGTGGTCGTTTATTGAAAAAATTTAACGATAAAGGTCTTAAGCCTATTCTTAGAATGGATAAAAACAAGTTGCCCATAGTAACTGATGGTGGGCATTATATTATTGATTTACATTTAAATGCGATTGATAATCCGCAAAATTTAGCCGAGTATCTTGAGCGTCAAGTTGGTGTTGTGGAGCATGGATTATTTTTAGATGTAGCAGACGTCATTATAATTGGTGGAGATAAAAATATTATTAAGGAACGCAAAAATAGAATGACAGAATAA
- a CDS encoding CPBP family intramembrane glutamic endopeptidase, with product MLLKNIILSIFKKVRQFFELILVTILIYMILAIPTFFLFIGNLNQYTWIRLVLNIIAGGLIAYFGYRYLVKQADVVFERLNSKKVGMSVIIFVITWLFLTFGLPAIFGHNPLPGSNQHAIDTIFNHLTNWWTQLLFSFNIVVIAPIVEEVYFRGIMFEEAKPLGRVVQILWPTLMFALVHSPSTLEQWAIYLTAGSVLMVVRVVTKKLQYTIMFHSLHNLVALLS from the coding sequence ATGTTATTAAAAAATATTATATTATCTATTTTCAAAAAAGTAAGGCAATTCTTTGAACTCATTTTAGTCACAATATTAATTTATATGATTCTAGCCATACCAACTTTTTTTCTTTTTATAGGAAATTTAAATCAATATACTTGGATACGGTTAGTATTGAATATCATTGCAGGTGGATTAATTGCTTATTTTGGGTATCGCTATTTAGTGAAGCAAGCAGATGTTGTCTTTGAGCGTCTGAATAGTAAAAAAGTTGGCATGTCCGTCATTATATTTGTTATAACATGGCTGTTTCTAACTTTTGGGTTACCTGCGATATTTGGGCATAATCCGTTACCGGGCAGTAATCAACATGCCATTGATACTATATTCAATCATTTAACGAATTGGTGGACACAGTTATTATTTAGTTTTAATATTGTTGTGATTGCGCCGATTGTTGAAGAAGTGTATTTTCGTGGCATTATGTTTGAAGAGGCCAAACCGCTTGGGAGAGTTGTTCAAATCTTGTGGCCAACGTTGATGTTTGCATTGGTGCATTCACCATCGACATTGGAACAGTGGGCAATTTACTTAACGGCTGGTAGTGTATTGATGGTTGTTAGAGTGGTGACTAAAAAATTGCAGTATACGATCATGTTCCATAGCCTACATAATTTAGTAGCATTGTTGTCATAA
- a CDS encoding helix-turn-helix domain-containing protein, giving the protein MTIGDQIKHLRTAHHLTQQEFATKIYISYQSVSNWENHRGYPSTEIMLLIIDTFDLPLNYFIAKDIDATTDHEETLILSSFLKCMATSRDEAPNLKTIQQLSGVSAERVQHHFPSYDDLVYTLINKVDQDIKIRVEKRLSDHEDVLSIFINDMAPLLYHKKETLHILYTRPYIKGVWMHFINTKYQSLLIKYNPDIKKNDLDTAYLIEILTAFISIWLSQPEIEPLEQFQARITYLVNHNIASWHA; this is encoded by the coding sequence ATGACTATTGGGGATCAAATTAAACACTTACGTACAGCGCATCATCTAACACAACAAGAATTTGCCACAAAAATCTATATTTCCTATCAATCTGTATCTAACTGGGAAAATCATCGTGGCTATCCATCTACTGAAATCATGTTACTTATCATTGATACATTTGATTTACCATTAAATTATTTTATTGCCAAGGACATTGATGCAACGACAGATCACGAGGAAACACTCATTTTGTCATCTTTCTTAAAGTGCATGGCAACTAGTCGAGACGAAGCGCCAAACTTGAAAACTATTCAGCAATTATCTGGTGTATCAGCAGAACGTGTCCAGCATCACTTCCCGTCATATGATGACCTAGTCTATACACTCATCAACAAAGTTGATCAAGATATTAAAATCAGAGTAGAGAAGCGTTTATCCGATCATGAGGATGTACTCTCGATATTTATAAATGATATGGCACCGCTGCTTTATCATAAAAAGGAAACCTTACATATTCTGTACACACGTCCTTACATTAAAGGCGTGTGGATGCACTTTATTAATACCAAATACCAATCACTGCTCATAAAGTACAACCCTGATATCAAAAAGAACGATCTAGATACAGCCTATTTAATCGAAATATTAACCGCTTTTATTTCAATTTGGCTAAGTCAACCAGAAATTGAACCACTGGAACAATTTCAAGCACGCATCACTTACTTAGTTAATCATAATATAGCATCTTGGCATGCTTAA
- a CDS encoding CPBP family intramembrane glutamic endopeptidase, translated as MRIIRVFSISIFLLVATFIIQGMTQYALKPLLFSFLQVLFVAEILTIIFAFVVGKWLKINFYWQLPKFQNYHEYTVFVLPVLLVAAISTISIMTMPTISILQWLEGILLVLSAAVAEELILRGVVLNLFVKLFSGTTKYAEVYMCIATSIVFSSAHLMNLVHQSLFQTLDQMIGVFGLGMVLGMLYIRSGSLILPILLHSFFNLPGVVKGNLIGNTTYASNIGRTLNMLYIAIAASIYVICYLKPLNRDKFNLIKRVKSRN; from the coding sequence ATGAGAATCATTAGGGTATTTAGTATATCAATATTTTTATTGGTGGCTACTTTTATTATTCAAGGAATGACGCAATATGCATTGAAACCATTATTATTTAGTTTTTTACAAGTATTATTTGTAGCAGAAATTTTGACTATTATTTTTGCTTTTGTCGTGGGGAAATGGTTAAAAATTAACTTTTACTGGCAATTACCAAAATTTCAAAACTACCATGAATATACGGTTTTTGTTTTACCTGTGCTGCTTGTCGCCGCCATTTCCACTATTTCTATCATGACAATGCCGACTATTTCAATCTTGCAATGGTTAGAGGGCATTCTTTTAGTATTATCAGCTGCAGTAGCAGAGGAACTGATTTTAAGAGGTGTTGTGCTTAATTTATTTGTTAAGCTATTTTCTGGCACAACAAAGTATGCAGAAGTATATATGTGCATTGCCACTAGTATTGTGTTCTCTTCTGCCCACTTAATGAATTTAGTTCACCAATCTCTTTTTCAGACTTTGGATCAGATGATTGGTGTCTTCGGATTGGGTATGGTTTTAGGGATGCTATATATCCGCTCCGGAAGTTTAATACTACCAATTTTATTACATTCATTTTTTAATTTACCTGGCGTTGTTAAAGGAAATCTCATAGGCAATACTACATATGCGTCTAACATTGGCAGAACATTGAACATGTTGTATATTGCTATTGCCGCATCAATTTATGTGATATGTTATCTGAAACCGTTGAATAGGGATAAATTTAATTTGATTAAACGTGTGAAATCCCGGAATTGA